The following proteins come from a genomic window of Solwaraspora sp. WMMA2065:
- a CDS encoding DUF4307 domain-containing protein, translating to MTDTSATTAPTAAMFPPGRYGRRRAPRTRRPWLVALLTAVAVLVGTAIAGRLYTLYGDPLHQPEVITYTEATEDGITIDFAVTVPPGGATTCLVRARSRDGAEVGRSEVTIRAEPGERHVRTTYRLATERVAFLGEVPRCRPAG from the coding sequence GTGACCGACACGTCCGCCACAACCGCACCGACCGCCGCCATGTTCCCACCCGGGCGGTACGGACGACGACGCGCGCCCCGAACGCGCCGGCCGTGGCTCGTCGCGCTGCTCACGGCGGTAGCGGTGCTGGTCGGGACGGCGATCGCCGGCCGGCTCTACACGCTCTACGGCGACCCGCTGCACCAGCCCGAGGTGATCACCTACACCGAGGCCACCGAGGACGGGATCACCATCGACTTCGCCGTCACGGTGCCCCCCGGCGGTGCGACGACCTGCCTGGTCAGGGCCCGGTCGCGGGACGGGGCGGAGGTGGGCCGGTCCGAGGTGACCATCCGGGCCGAACCGGGCGAACGACACGTCCGCACCACGTACCGGCTGGCCACCGAACGAGTCGCGTTCCTGGGCGAGGTGCCACGCTGCCGACCCGCCGGCTGA
- the greA gene encoding transcription elongation factor GreA → MSTTDREAPTTWLSQDAYDRLQAELNELIAGRTAMAAEINARREEGDLRENGGYHAAREEQGKQEARIRYLQELLRTAKVGEAPDADSVAPGTVVTIHFDDDPADTETFLLGSREISSTTELTVYSPESALGQAILGSRQGQTVTYTAPSGADIKVTVDKFEPFAG, encoded by the coding sequence GTGTCCACGACCGACCGCGAGGCGCCCACCACCTGGCTGTCCCAGGACGCTTACGACCGGCTCCAGGCCGAGCTCAACGAGCTGATCGCCGGACGGACGGCGATGGCCGCCGAGATCAATGCCCGTCGGGAGGAAGGCGACCTGCGGGAGAACGGCGGGTACCATGCTGCCCGCGAGGAGCAGGGCAAGCAGGAGGCCAGGATCCGCTACCTGCAGGAGCTGCTGCGTACCGCCAAGGTCGGCGAGGCACCAGACGCGGACAGCGTCGCGCCCGGCACGGTCGTCACGATCCACTTTGATGACGATCCCGCCGACACCGAGACCTTCCTGCTCGGCTCCCGGGAGATCTCCTCGACGACCGAGCTGACCGTCTACAGCCCGGAGTCCGCGCTCGGTCAGGCCATTCTGGGCAGCCGGCAGGGTCAGACGGTGACCTACACCGCGCCGAGCGGCGCGGACATCAAGGTCACTGTCGACAAGTTCGAGCCCTTCGCCGGCTGA
- the mca gene encoding mycothiol conjugate amidase Mca, which produces MAEQLRLMAVHAHPDDESSKGAATMARYVAEGAQVLVVTCTGGERGSVLNPKLDRPDVWENIAEIRRAEMDAARAILGVEQAWLGFVDSGLPEGDPLPPLPDGCFALEPLEEAAGPLVRLMREFRPHVVTTYDEDGGYPHPDHIMCNRVSVAAFEAAGDPARYPGVGGEPWQPSKLYYCMSFTRARILALHEGMLAIGRESPYQEWMDRWEDRPDKGDRITTRVDCADYFPVRDDALRAHATQVDPDGFWFQVPMEVQRQAWPTEDFELVRSFVESPKPESDLFAGIREGLGRS; this is translated from the coding sequence TTGGCTGAGCAACTGCGTCTGATGGCGGTGCACGCCCATCCTGACGACGAGTCCAGCAAGGGTGCCGCGACGATGGCCCGGTACGTCGCGGAAGGTGCCCAGGTGCTGGTGGTGACCTGCACCGGCGGGGAGCGGGGCAGTGTGCTGAACCCGAAACTCGACCGGCCGGACGTGTGGGAGAACATTGCCGAGATCCGCCGGGCCGAGATGGACGCCGCCCGGGCGATCCTCGGCGTCGAGCAGGCCTGGCTGGGCTTCGTCGACTCGGGTCTGCCCGAGGGTGACCCGCTGCCGCCGCTGCCGGATGGGTGTTTCGCCCTGGAGCCGCTGGAGGAGGCGGCCGGGCCGTTGGTGCGGTTGATGCGGGAGTTTCGTCCGCACGTGGTGACGACCTATGACGAGGACGGCGGCTATCCGCACCCGGACCACATCATGTGCAACCGGGTGAGCGTCGCCGCGTTCGAAGCGGCCGGTGACCCGGCCCGCTACCCGGGTGTCGGTGGTGAGCCGTGGCAGCCGTCGAAGCTGTACTACTGCATGAGCTTCACCAGGGCGCGGATTCTCGCGCTGCACGAGGGGATGCTCGCGATCGGTCGGGAGTCGCCGTACCAGGAGTGGATGGACCGGTGGGAGGATCGTCCGGACAAGGGCGACCGGATCACCACCCGGGTCGACTGCGCCGACTACTTCCCGGTCCGCGACGACGCGCTGCGCGCGCACGCCACTCAGGTCGATCCGGACGGCTTCTGGTTCCAGGTGCCGATGGAGGTGCAGCGGCAGGCCTGGCCGACCGAGGATTTCGAGTTGGTCCGGTCGTTCGTCGAGAGTCCGAAGCCGGAATCCGACCTTTTTGCCGGGATTCGTGAGGGGCTCGGCCGATCCTGA
- a CDS encoding bifunctional diguanylate cyclase/phosphodiesterase, whose translation MVAALLGVAQLARLRFRIGTGTVSFTWGEAALIVGLYILPVGWLPAAAAVGVGIAWTLLSIFSEPRTVPEILRVTASLTVAVAAAGVAARAVADPYAQQLTPLLAAAMLLGGLVYLLITAALATVALSLRHGRPFVATLLHALRNKLLMFVGNVLVGLATVGMLGHDPRWLLLLPPVLWLLQQTYGHRLRVEDERRAWQEFARATRALNQLDEPAVVGAGVAGGLTLFGAERVEIDVRQVDGRLWRYVGDADGGLRRSEPPADPVDPVAAAEDLADDDAADDAADQMLVHPLTVGRTGVGELRIHLPASTMPRSRDRNALSAFGDALAAALHDAATDRALRHLTDRTMHRSMHDPVTELLNRAALLTKGDVALHRLEHDHPVALLLLDIKGFKEVNDTLGNAAGDELLQSAARRLSDRLRPGELLGRLGNDEFALLLTSLSPAAAGCVERTSPTAVAMRRAREITAMLAEPTEVAGVRMSVEGALGVVVAGAGTADMNELLRRANIAMSHAKAIGGSVAGYDSAKDAANTDQLALLAELRAALDVDDQLELALQPAVDLATGGPTGVEALIRWRHPRRGRLTPVHFVRAVEGSELLAPFTRYVVDRALSAAAEWAAHGIDVPISVNISARSLLDPQLPAEIGELLRRHQVPAHRLVLEITETVVMSELEIIDEVLASLREMGVQLAVDDFGTGFSSLAFLTRVTVDELKVDRSFVVRMADSPRDAAIVRHTVRLGREMGLRVVAEGVETADQRATLAALGCAAAQGYHFFKPMPADKVLAVLRSLADSAQAQIYPLRADGAS comes from the coding sequence ATCGTCGCGGCACTGCTCGGCGTCGCGCAACTCGCCCGACTGCGGTTCCGCATCGGCACCGGCACGGTCAGCTTCACCTGGGGCGAGGCCGCCCTCATCGTCGGCCTCTACATCCTGCCGGTCGGCTGGCTGCCCGCCGCCGCCGCCGTCGGCGTGGGCATCGCCTGGACCCTACTGTCGATCTTCTCCGAGCCCCGTACGGTGCCGGAGATTCTCCGGGTCACCGCGTCGCTGACCGTCGCCGTCGCGGCGGCCGGCGTCGCCGCCCGGGCGGTTGCCGACCCGTACGCCCAGCAGCTCACCCCGCTGCTCGCCGCCGCCATGCTCCTCGGCGGGCTGGTCTATCTGCTGATCACCGCCGCCCTGGCCACGGTCGCCCTGTCGCTGCGGCACGGCCGGCCGTTCGTCGCCACCCTGCTGCACGCGCTGCGCAACAAGCTGCTGATGTTCGTCGGCAACGTCCTGGTCGGGCTGGCCACGGTCGGGATGCTCGGCCACGATCCGCGTTGGCTGCTGCTGCTGCCCCCGGTGCTGTGGCTGCTGCAGCAGACCTACGGACACCGGCTGCGGGTCGAGGACGAACGTCGGGCCTGGCAGGAGTTCGCCCGGGCGACCCGGGCGCTCAACCAGCTCGACGAGCCGGCGGTCGTCGGTGCGGGGGTCGCTGGCGGGCTCACCCTGTTCGGCGCCGAACGCGTCGAGATCGACGTGCGGCAGGTCGACGGCAGGCTGTGGCGCTACGTCGGCGACGCCGACGGCGGGTTGCGCCGGTCGGAGCCGCCGGCCGACCCCGTCGACCCCGTGGCGGCGGCTGAGGACCTCGCGGACGATGATGCTGCGGACGACGCAGCCGACCAGATGCTCGTCCACCCGCTCACGGTCGGCCGGACCGGCGTCGGTGAGCTGCGGATCCACCTGCCGGCCAGCACCATGCCGAGGTCCCGGGACCGCAACGCGCTCTCGGCCTTCGGTGACGCGCTCGCCGCGGCCCTGCACGACGCTGCCACCGACCGGGCACTGCGCCACCTCACCGACCGGACCATGCACCGGTCGATGCACGACCCGGTGACCGAGCTGCTCAACCGGGCGGCGCTGCTCACCAAGGGCGACGTCGCCCTGCACCGGCTGGAGCACGACCATCCGGTCGCTCTGCTGCTGCTCGACATCAAGGGCTTCAAAGAGGTCAACGACACCCTGGGTAACGCCGCCGGTGACGAACTGCTGCAGTCCGCCGCCCGGCGGCTCAGTGACCGGCTCCGCCCCGGCGAGCTGCTCGGCCGGCTCGGCAACGACGAGTTCGCCCTGCTCCTGACGTCGCTGAGCCCGGCTGCCGCCGGCTGCGTCGAGCGGACCTCGCCGACCGCGGTGGCGATGCGCCGGGCCCGCGAGATCACCGCGATGCTGGCCGAGCCGACCGAGGTCGCCGGTGTGCGGATGTCGGTCGAAGGCGCACTCGGCGTAGTGGTCGCCGGTGCCGGCACCGCCGACATGAATGAACTGCTTCGTCGGGCGAACATCGCGATGAGCCATGCGAAGGCGATCGGCGGCAGCGTCGCCGGCTACGACAGCGCGAAGGACGCCGCCAACACTGATCAGCTTGCGCTGCTGGCCGAACTGCGCGCCGCGCTGGACGTCGACGACCAGCTCGAACTGGCCCTGCAACCGGCGGTCGACCTCGCCACCGGCGGGCCGACCGGGGTGGAGGCGCTGATCCGGTGGCGGCATCCGCGGCGCGGCCGGCTCACCCCGGTCCACTTCGTCAGAGCGGTCGAGGGCAGTGAACTGCTCGCCCCGTTCACCCGGTACGTCGTCGACCGGGCGTTGTCGGCCGCCGCCGAGTGGGCGGCACACGGCATCGACGTACCGATCTCGGTCAACATCTCGGCCCGGAGCCTGCTCGACCCGCAGCTGCCAGCCGAGATCGGCGAGCTGCTGCGCCGCCACCAGGTCCCGGCCCACCGGTTGGTGCTGGAGATCACCGAGACGGTGGTGATGAGCGAGCTGGAGATCATCGACGAGGTGCTGGCCAGCCTCCGGGAGATGGGCGTCCAGCTCGCCGTCGACGACTTCGGCACCGGGTTCTCCTCGCTGGCCTTCCTGACCCGGGTCACCGTCGACGAGCTGAAGGTCGACCGGTCCTTCGTGGTCCGGATGGCCGACTCGCCACGCGATGCCGCCATCGTGCGGCACACCGTCCGGCTGGGCCGGGAGATGGGCCTGCGGGTGGTCGCCGAGGGCGTGGAGACTGCCGACCAGCGGGCCACCCTGGCCGCCCTCGGCTGCGCCGCCGCGCAGGGCTACCACTTCTTCAAGCCGATGCCCGCCGACAAGGTGCTCGCGGTGCTCCGGTCCCTGGCGGACTCCGCGCAGGCCCAGATCTACCCGCTGCGCGCGGACGGTGCGTCGTGA
- a CDS encoding thioredoxin domain-containing protein produces the protein MNRLGEATSPYLQQHADNPVDWWPWCPEAFDEARRRDVPVLISVGYAACHWCHVMAHESFEDDAVGQLINDNFVAIKVDREERPDVDAVYLAATQAMTGQGGWPMTVFATADGTPFFCGTYFPQANFVRLLHSVGAAWRDQRDAVLRQGAAVAEAVGGAQAVGGATTPLTADLLDAAAVTLGKEYDPTHGGFGGAPKFPPHLSLLFLLRHHQRTGAADSLEIVQHTCEAMARGGIYDQLAGGFARYAVDSTWTVPHFEKMLYDNALLLRVYTLLWRLTGDRMAGRIARETVRFLAEALAVPGGGFASALDADTGGVEGTSYVWTPQQLIEVLGEADGRWAADLYGVTGDGSFEHGTSVLRLARDVDDTPPQQLDRVRAALRRARSARPQPARDDKVVTAWNGLAVTALVEFATAADALTGADETGADDLTGAAAGTDGDVELATELAVATGAHLARTHLVGGRLRRVSRDGLVGAPDGVLEDYGCLAEAFCSLHQLTGERRWLDLAGELLDVALARFAADNGGFYDTADDAEQLVARPADPTDNATASGLSATAAALTGYAALRGAPQYRAAAEAALATVAPVVARHARFTGYAAAVGEALLSGPYEIAVVTEDPTGGPLLRAARRHAPPGAVVVAGRPDQAGVPLLADRPMIGGASTAYVCRGFVCDRPVTSVADLVAQLS, from the coding sequence GTGAACCGGCTCGGCGAGGCGACCAGCCCGTACCTGCAGCAGCATGCCGACAACCCGGTCGACTGGTGGCCGTGGTGCCCGGAGGCATTCGATGAGGCCCGCCGCCGGGACGTGCCGGTGCTGATCTCGGTCGGGTATGCGGCCTGCCACTGGTGCCACGTGATGGCGCACGAGTCGTTCGAGGACGACGCGGTCGGGCAGCTGATCAACGACAATTTCGTCGCGATCAAAGTGGACCGGGAGGAACGCCCCGACGTGGACGCGGTCTACCTGGCCGCGACCCAGGCGATGACCGGTCAGGGCGGCTGGCCGATGACCGTGTTCGCCACCGCCGACGGCACCCCGTTCTTCTGCGGGACCTACTTCCCGCAGGCGAACTTCGTCCGGCTACTCCACTCGGTCGGCGCCGCCTGGCGCGACCAGCGCGACGCCGTGCTGCGCCAGGGGGCCGCGGTAGCCGAGGCGGTCGGCGGCGCGCAGGCCGTCGGCGGGGCGACCACGCCGCTGACCGCCGACCTGCTCGACGCCGCAGCGGTGACGCTGGGCAAGGAGTACGACCCGACGCACGGCGGGTTCGGCGGGGCGCCGAAGTTCCCCCCGCATCTCAGCCTGCTCTTCCTACTGCGGCATCATCAACGCACCGGCGCCGCCGACAGCCTGGAGATCGTCCAGCACACCTGCGAGGCGATGGCCCGGGGCGGCATCTACGACCAGCTCGCCGGCGGCTTCGCCCGGTACGCGGTGGACAGCACCTGGACCGTGCCGCACTTCGAGAAGATGCTCTACGACAACGCGCTGCTGCTGCGGGTCTACACGCTGCTGTGGCGGCTCACCGGCGACCGGATGGCCGGCCGGATCGCCCGGGAGACCGTCCGTTTCCTCGCCGAGGCACTCGCCGTACCCGGTGGTGGATTCGCCTCCGCGTTGGACGCCGACACCGGCGGGGTCGAAGGCACCAGCTACGTGTGGACCCCGCAGCAGCTGATCGAGGTCCTCGGCGAGGCCGACGGCCGGTGGGCGGCCGACCTGTACGGGGTGACCGGCGACGGCAGCTTCGAACACGGCACCAGCGTGCTGCGGCTGGCCCGCGACGTCGACGACACGCCACCGCAGCAGCTGGACCGGGTCCGGGCGGCACTGCGCCGGGCCCGGTCGGCCCGGCCGCAGCCGGCCCGCGACGACAAGGTGGTGACGGCCTGGAACGGCCTGGCGGTCACCGCGTTGGTCGAGTTCGCCACCGCCGCCGATGCCCTGACCGGTGCCGACGAGACCGGTGCCGACGATCTGACCGGTGCCGCGGCCGGCACCGACGGCGACGTCGAGCTGGCCACCGAGTTGGCGGTCGCGACCGGTGCACATCTGGCCCGTACCCACCTGGTCGGCGGGCGGCTGCGCCGGGTCTCCCGGGACGGTCTGGTCGGCGCGCCCGACGGGGTGCTCGAAGACTACGGCTGCCTCGCCGAGGCGTTCTGCTCGCTGCACCAGCTCACCGGGGAACGCCGATGGCTGGACCTCGCCGGTGAGCTGCTGGACGTCGCGCTGGCCCGGTTCGCCGCCGACAACGGCGGCTTCTACGACACCGCCGACGACGCCGAACAGCTGGTCGCCCGGCCGGCGGACCCGACCGACAACGCCACCGCGTCCGGGCTGTCAGCCACCGCCGCCGCGCTCACCGGGTACGCGGCGCTGCGCGGCGCCCCGCAGTACCGGGCCGCCGCCGAGGCCGCGCTGGCCACCGTCGCGCCGGTCGTCGCCCGGCACGCCCGGTTCACCGGCTACGCCGCCGCCGTCGGCGAGGCGTTGCTGTCCGGTCCGTACGAGATCGCCGTGGTCACCGAGGACCCGACCGGTGGCCCGCTGCTGCGGGCGGCGCGGCGGCACGCGCCGCCCGGCGCGGTGGTGGTGGCCGGTCGTCCCGACCAGGCCGGCGTACCGCTGCTGGCGGACCGGCCGATGATCGGCGGGGCGTCGACCGCGTACGTCTGCCGGGGCTTCGTCTGCGACCGGCCGGTCACCTCCGTCGCGGACCTGGTCGCGCAGCTGAGTTAG
- a CDS encoding amidase family protein, with translation MHDIVPTWVGTTARQIARAVRRGDTSATRVVADHLDHIARADPELSAFRAVRGGEAIVEAEKVDEQEDLANLPLAGVPVAIKENTPVAGLPTWRGSAAARTPVAEHDHEIVRRMRGAGAVVVGVTRMPELGLWATTDDATATSRNPWQLSRTPGGSSGGAAAAVASGMVPIAHGNDGFGSIRIPAACCGLLGLKPGRDVVPRQLGTEDWFGLTEHGILTTCVADAATGFAVLAGRRPEKLVQPGRLRVAVSLTSPVAGLRADAANRDAVAATSRRLTEAGHDVSGTELHYPASLGLRGLSTWFAAAAEDAAAGRAGGRDLQPRTRRHVALGRWAQRRGYVREADRTAWRDRMTGFFTDQRADVLLTPALAGTPPAATGWARRSWAANMWSCVRYAPYAAPWNMAGLPALVAPAGLRPDGLPVGIQLVGPPGSELLLLAVAGQLEIMASWPRHAPSWPRVDSPI, from the coding sequence GTGCACGACATCGTACCGACCTGGGTCGGGACCACCGCCCGGCAGATCGCCCGGGCCGTACGCCGGGGTGACACCTCGGCGACCCGGGTCGTTGCCGATCATCTCGACCACATCGCCCGGGCCGACCCGGAGCTGTCCGCCTTCCGCGCGGTCCGTGGCGGCGAGGCCATCGTCGAAGCGGAGAAGGTCGACGAGCAGGAGGACCTGGCGAACCTGCCGCTGGCCGGGGTGCCGGTGGCGATCAAGGAGAACACCCCGGTCGCCGGGCTGCCGACCTGGCGCGGATCGGCCGCCGCGCGGACCCCGGTCGCCGAACACGACCACGAGATCGTCCGCCGGATGCGCGGTGCCGGCGCGGTCGTCGTCGGGGTGACCCGGATGCCGGAGCTCGGGCTCTGGGCGACCACCGACGACGCCACAGCGACCAGCCGCAACCCCTGGCAGCTGTCACGCACCCCGGGCGGTTCGTCGGGCGGCGCGGCGGCGGCGGTGGCCAGCGGCATGGTGCCGATCGCGCACGGCAACGACGGATTCGGCTCGATCCGGATCCCGGCCGCCTGCTGCGGCCTGCTCGGGCTCAAACCCGGCCGCGACGTGGTTCCGCGACAGCTCGGCACTGAGGACTGGTTCGGCCTCACCGAGCACGGCATCCTGACGACCTGCGTGGCGGACGCCGCCACCGGCTTCGCGGTGCTCGCCGGCCGGCGACCGGAGAAGCTGGTCCAGCCGGGCCGGCTGCGGGTGGCGGTCTCGCTCACCTCGCCGGTGGCGGGGCTGCGGGCCGACGCGGCCAACCGGGACGCGGTGGCGGCGACGTCGCGGCGGCTCACCGAGGCCGGCCACGATGTGAGCGGCACCGAGCTGCACTATCCGGCCTCGCTGGGACTGCGGGGACTGTCCACCTGGTTCGCCGCCGCGGCCGAGGACGCCGCCGCCGGCCGGGCCGGTGGCCGGGACCTGCAGCCACGGACCCGTCGGCACGTCGCGCTCGGCCGGTGGGCACAACGGCGCGGGTACGTGCGGGAGGCCGACCGGACCGCCTGGCGGGACCGGATGACCGGGTTCTTCACCGACCAGCGAGCCGACGTGCTGCTGACGCCGGCACTGGCCGGCACCCCGCCGGCCGCGACCGGCTGGGCGCGCCGGTCGTGGGCGGCGAACATGTGGAGCTGTGTTCGGTACGCCCCGTACGCCGCGCCGTGGAACATGGCCGGACTGCCCGCGTTGGTGGCGCCGGCCGGGCTGCGCCCGGACGGCCTGCCGGTCGGGATCCAGCTGGTCGGGCCGCCCGGCTCGGAGCTGTTGCTGCTCGCCGTGGCCGGCCAGCTGGAGATTATGGCATCGTGGCCCCGCCACGCCCCGTCGTGGCCGAGAGTGGACAGCCCGATATGA
- a CDS encoding cystathionine gamma-synthase: MTYGFDTVAIHAGQEPEARTGAVVPPIYQTSTYAQDEVGVPRSGYEYSRSANPTRDALQECLAAIEGGRTGLAFASGLAAEDTLLRTVCRPGDHVIIPDDAYGGTFRLFAKVAERWGLAWTAARISDVDAVRAAVQPGRTRMIWAETPTNPLLGIADIAGLAALARDVAARLVVDNTFASPYLQQPLALGADVVVHSTTKYLGGHSDVVGGALVADDPELAAELAFHQNAMGAVNGPFDAWLTLRGIKTLGVRMERHCDNAERVVEFLDQHPAVRQVLYPGHRDHPGHETAAKQMRRFGGMVSFRVAGGAAEAVRICNRARLFVLAESLGGVESLIEHPGRMTHASAAGSPLEVPGDLVRLSVGIETVDDLLADLDQALG; this comes from the coding sequence GGAGGCCCGGACCGGGGCGGTCGTGCCGCCGATCTACCAGACCAGCACGTACGCTCAGGACGAGGTGGGTGTGCCCCGGTCGGGCTACGAGTACAGCCGGTCGGCCAACCCGACCCGGGACGCGCTGCAGGAATGCCTGGCCGCGATCGAGGGGGGCCGGACCGGGCTCGCCTTCGCCAGCGGTCTGGCGGCTGAGGACACGCTGCTGCGTACCGTCTGCCGGCCCGGCGACCACGTGATCATCCCGGACGACGCGTACGGCGGCACGTTCCGTCTGTTCGCCAAGGTCGCCGAACGCTGGGGACTGGCCTGGACCGCCGCGCGGATCTCCGACGTCGACGCGGTCCGGGCTGCGGTACAACCCGGCCGTACCCGGATGATCTGGGCGGAAACCCCGACGAACCCGCTGCTCGGCATCGCCGACATCGCCGGGCTGGCCGCCCTGGCCCGCGACGTCGCGGCGCGGCTCGTGGTGGACAACACCTTCGCCTCGCCGTACCTGCAGCAGCCGCTGGCGCTCGGCGCCGACGTGGTGGTCCACTCCACCACCAAATATCTCGGTGGACACTCCGACGTGGTCGGTGGCGCGCTGGTCGCCGACGATCCGGAACTCGCCGCCGAGCTGGCCTTCCACCAGAATGCCATGGGCGCGGTCAACGGACCCTTCGACGCCTGGCTCACCCTGCGCGGAATCAAGACCCTGGGCGTACGGATGGAGCGGCACTGCGACAACGCCGAACGGGTCGTCGAATTCCTCGACCAGCACCCGGCGGTACGCCAGGTGCTCTACCCCGGACACCGCGACCACCCCGGCCACGAGACGGCGGCCAAGCAGATGCGCCGGTTCGGTGGGATGGTCTCGTTCCGGGTGGCCGGTGGGGCGGCGGAAGCGGTGCGGATCTGCAACCGGGCCCGACTGTTCGTCCTCGCCGAATCGCTCGGCGGGGTCGAATCGTTGATCGAACATCCTGGACGGATGACCCACGCGAGCGCCGCCGGCTCGCCTCTTGAAGTCCCCGGCGATCTCGTGCGACTGTCTGTCGGAATCGAAACCGTGGACGACCTGCTGGCCGACCTGGATCAGGCGCTCGGCTGA
- a CDS encoding HAD family phosphatase, whose amino-acid sequence MTGGPSGAVRDWLVFDYGQVISLPQPPGAVAAMAELAGLPQATFDEGYWRHRDAYDAGWPAERYWSHVVGRPLSADDPLVAELDRADIASWSQLNPRTVELVTGLAADGHGLALLSNAPESIATAIDSADWAAVFHHRLFSCRLALTKPDPAIFAALLHRLGAPADRVTFVDDRPENVQAAAEAGLTALRYPDVPVSTRR is encoded by the coding sequence GTGACCGGCGGGCCCAGCGGTGCCGTCCGGGACTGGTTGGTTTTCGACTACGGCCAGGTCATCTCGCTGCCGCAGCCGCCGGGCGCGGTAGCCGCCATGGCCGAGCTGGCCGGGCTGCCGCAGGCCACCTTCGACGAGGGGTACTGGCGGCACCGGGACGCCTACGACGCCGGCTGGCCGGCCGAGCGCTACTGGAGCCACGTGGTCGGTCGGCCGCTGTCCGCCGACGATCCGCTGGTGGCCGAACTGGACCGGGCCGACATCGCCAGCTGGTCGCAGCTGAATCCGCGTACCGTCGAACTCGTCACCGGCCTTGCCGCCGACGGACACGGCTTGGCGCTGCTGTCCAACGCCCCCGAGTCCATCGCCACGGCGATCGACTCGGCCGACTGGGCGGCGGTGTTCCACCACCGGCTGTTCAGCTGCCGGCTGGCGTTGACCAAACCCGATCCGGCGATCTTCGCGGCGCTGCTGCACCGGCTCGGCGCGCCTGCCGACCGGGTCACCTTCGTCGATGATCGGCCGGAGAACGTGCAGGCCGCCGCCGAGGCGGGCCTCACCGCGCTGCGATACCCGGACGTTCCGGTTTCGACCCGGCGGTGA
- the ilvA gene encoding threonine ammonia-lyase codes for MTELVGLPDVLAARDVLADVVRVTPLEPSRPLTALLGGPVWLKCENLQRAGSYKVRGAYLRISRLTERQRRRGVVAASAGNHAQGVALAAGLLDIGATVFMPTGAPLPKVAATRGYGAEVEFAGTTVDEALDAAREFADRTGAVLIHPFDHPDVIAGQGTVALEILEQCPEVTTIVTSVGGGGLISGIAVAVKALRPDVRVIGVQADSAAAYPPSLAAGAPVRLADYRTIADGIAVGRPGDLTFAHVSKLVDEIVTVSEEDLSRALLMLLERGKQVVEPAGSAAVAALLSGAVRPATPTVAVLSGGNIDPLLLLRVIEYGLAAAGRYLRFTVRCGDRPGELAALLALIAEQRANVVDVDHQRRNPHLRLGEVQVGLSVETRGPEHSTELVEVLRDRGYQVAFAAAD; via the coding sequence ATGACGGAACTGGTCGGACTGCCGGACGTCCTCGCCGCCCGGGACGTCCTGGCGGACGTGGTACGGGTGACTCCGCTGGAGCCGTCCCGCCCGTTGACCGCCCTGCTCGGCGGGCCGGTCTGGTTGAAGTGCGAGAACCTGCAGCGGGCCGGCTCCTACAAGGTGCGGGGCGCGTACCTGCGAATCTCCCGGCTGACTGAGCGGCAGCGGCGGCGCGGGGTGGTCGCGGCCAGCGCCGGCAACCACGCCCAGGGCGTGGCACTCGCCGCCGGACTGCTGGACATCGGCGCGACGGTGTTCATGCCGACCGGCGCGCCGCTGCCGAAGGTCGCCGCGACCAGAGGGTACGGTGCCGAGGTCGAGTTCGCCGGCACCACCGTGGACGAGGCGCTGGACGCAGCCCGGGAGTTCGCCGACCGGACCGGTGCGGTGCTCATCCACCCGTTCGACCATCCGGACGTCATCGCCGGTCAGGGCACCGTGGCGCTGGAGATCCTGGAGCAGTGCCCGGAGGTCACCACCATCGTCACTTCGGTGGGTGGCGGCGGGTTGATCTCCGGGATCGCGGTAGCGGTCAAGGCACTGCGCCCGGACGTACGGGTGATCGGCGTGCAGGCGGACAGCGCGGCCGCGTACCCACCGTCGCTGGCCGCCGGTGCCCCGGTGCGGTTGGCCGACTACCGTACGATCGCCGACGGTATCGCCGTGGGACGCCCCGGTGACCTGACGTTCGCGCACGTCAGCAAGTTGGTCGACGAGATCGTGACGGTCTCCGAGGAGGACCTGTCGCGGGCGCTGCTGATGTTGCTGGAGCGGGGCAAGCAGGTGGTCGAACCGGCCGGCTCGGCCGCGGTGGCAGCGCTGTTGTCCGGCGCGGTGCGGCCGGCCACCCCGACGGTCGCGGTGCTCTCCGGCGGCAACATCGACCCGTTGCTGCTGTTGCGGGTGATCGAGTACGGCCTGGCCGCCGCCGGCCGGTATCTGCGATTCACCGTACGGTGCGGCGACCGGCCTGGCGAGCTGGCCGCGCTGCTGGCACTGATCGCCGAGCAGCGGGCGAACGTGGTCGACGTCGATCATCAGCGGCGCAACCCGCACCTGCGGTTGGGTGAGGTCCAGGTCGGCCTGTCGGTGGAGACCCGCGGCCCAGAGCACTCGACCGAGCTGGTCGAGGTGCTCCGTGATCGCGGCTACCAGGTGGCGTTCGCCGCCGCTGACTGA